In Stenotrophomonas sp. 169, one DNA window encodes the following:
- a CDS encoding PilC/PilY family type IV pilus protein, with the protein MNSDRRFPGFSPSRIARIGLGLALLAGIAALVVPLRAAVGDYDVAQEPLYSKQTQPPLMMMVMSRDEQLFNAAYSDYSDLNEDGTLDTTYLDTFEYGGYFDPKLCYAPSATGNDGVFKATGNAGGTNGHTCSGRWSGNFLNWIAMSRLDVMRGVLYGGQRSTDTLTKTVIERAQIPNDLHSWVKVYSGSDIGNFAPLTGTQSFCNATLGAGTATNPPLMLVAAGNWSEWASTAGYQCGVGRSGEGSSDVPRSATTYAVRVEVCDSSANAIRESNCRKYNDGNTDRYKPSGVLQTYGESGRLRFGLVTGTYVNPRDGGTLRRNIGKIAGNASTFCATGDEIDLSTGQFCYLKPGATAAAEGVINTISSFKINQWNGSSNWNDCNTYGILNRQGQNGNGNLADPGTGGQKCSAWGNPLAEMYAEALRYVTAGTPLYGDLGDLAGLPTGVKWADPYRQPANGGNSYCATCNILVMSSGLPSFDSDNIGSVANLAAATAATDAVGTAEGIVGKSFMAGRNTATPRYESLNTHEDICQGRTVGNLSNMRGICPDIPSMEGSYMLAGLAKAAAETDLRPGVQNKPAGYKVTATTYTVAMAENLPKFEINVGGGKIGISPLCQANNGGNATAASNGWRSCFLGAVGIGTKVSTTSQANVYGRPYKADGTAGSFSLVWEDSLWGNDHDNDVVAMLSYCVGASCGEATGHNNICWRADSRAAKSYSAANTNTAVCNGDNNNVGSTVRGTVAADEVMIRIENLSAYAGNAMLSGYTITGSNSPNTVQRLALRPGNQNDSVLTSNNNFPSTWDKPVVIKYKLSTGAAEQLESPLWYAAKYGVPAGGKKWDSKKAGVPDNYFLARNPTKLKEALEAIFDSAAAGDAPVGGSGSGARITTGSFTVSSNFKVPEGSNDWTGDVVGTAVTSDGTDGAELWRASSRISGSTRRIYMATAPTSTSTAGEVKAVAAAEFTSTNVPGADRPAKLSAMGFSSSIPSWFGSRSVDNLVSYLRGTPISGLRTRTSPLGDIVNSSTEIVSNRDDYGYASWSQSTTSWKRTMGAAYATYLTTKRGTGGAPTMVYVGANDGMLHGFNASTGSAAGNEELAFIPSASLQHIAELANPAYGHRYYVDGSLTSADVYYGNAWRTVLVGSTGGGGSSKAPNAATIGNGSVFGLNVTNPTGFDASSVLWEVSGKTESDMGFVLGKPVVVPVTAATSGGPPRFVALFGNGVNSTSGRAVLFAVDIATGKVLKRLTSSEAAYTGRNGLINIAPVALKNSDGITDTVYGGDMQGNLWKYDLSDANPENWSIALSGKPLFSAVRDNAKQPITGGIEVSSGPGGGVSLFFGTGQYFAADDNQVSSASPVQSLYGIWDDLKTSVTGRSQLVAQTIGSAANSSGYAVRTVSRNAVSYTTKRGWYVDLMVGTSVEGERFVGNPNIQNGIVFFAAYVPGTSICGSGGGVNWLYGLNLLTGAGSMSGLSPDRSGAPVCTGDCGGIALTKGGDLSKGPPVRDTSIFVPPPPAALTGCKPGDPGCSVDERINREKCTFVLRAPGADGLYMPRPCGRQSWRQIR; encoded by the coding sequence ATGAACAGTGACCGTCGCTTCCCCGGTTTTTCTCCCTCCCGCATTGCCCGCATCGGGCTGGGGCTGGCCTTGCTTGCGGGTATTGCCGCGCTGGTGGTGCCGCTGCGCGCGGCTGTCGGTGACTACGACGTCGCCCAGGAACCGCTGTACAGCAAGCAGACGCAGCCGCCGCTGATGATGATGGTGATGTCGCGCGACGAGCAGCTGTTCAACGCGGCCTACAGCGACTACAGCGATCTCAATGAAGACGGTACGCTGGATACCACGTATCTGGATACCTTCGAGTACGGCGGCTATTTCGATCCGAAGCTCTGCTATGCGCCCAGCGCCACTGGCAACGATGGCGTCTTCAAAGCGACGGGCAACGCGGGTGGCACCAATGGCCATACCTGTTCGGGACGCTGGTCCGGCAACTTCCTGAACTGGATCGCGATGAGCCGCCTGGACGTCATGCGCGGCGTTCTGTACGGCGGCCAGCGGTCAACCGATACGCTGACCAAGACGGTCATCGAGCGGGCACAGATTCCCAATGACCTTCACTCCTGGGTGAAGGTCTACAGCGGATCGGACATCGGCAACTTCGCGCCGCTGACGGGCACGCAATCCTTCTGCAATGCGACGCTGGGTGCCGGCACCGCGACCAATCCCCCGCTGATGCTGGTGGCGGCGGGCAACTGGTCGGAGTGGGCGTCCACGGCGGGCTACCAGTGCGGCGTGGGCCGCTCGGGCGAAGGGTCATCCGACGTTCCGCGCAGCGCGACGACCTATGCTGTTCGCGTGGAAGTATGCGATTCGAGCGCGAATGCGATCCGTGAGAGCAACTGCCGCAAGTACAACGATGGCAATACTGATCGGTACAAGCCGAGCGGCGTGCTGCAGACGTATGGTGAGAGTGGTCGACTGCGCTTCGGCCTGGTCACCGGTACCTACGTCAATCCACGTGATGGCGGAACCCTGCGTCGCAACATCGGCAAGATCGCCGGTAACGCGAGCACGTTCTGCGCAACTGGCGATGAAATCGATCTGTCTACCGGTCAGTTCTGTTACCTCAAGCCCGGTGCGACGGCGGCGGCAGAGGGGGTGATCAACACGATCTCGAGCTTCAAGATCAACCAGTGGAACGGCAGCAGCAACTGGAACGACTGCAATACCTACGGGATCCTGAATCGCCAGGGCCAGAACGGCAACGGCAACTTGGCCGATCCAGGCACTGGCGGCCAGAAGTGCAGTGCCTGGGGTAACCCGTTGGCTGAGATGTACGCCGAGGCGTTGCGTTACGTTACTGCAGGCACGCCGTTGTACGGCGATCTCGGTGATCTGGCTGGATTGCCGACCGGCGTGAAATGGGCCGACCCCTACCGTCAGCCGGCAAACGGCGGCAACTCGTATTGCGCGACCTGTAACATCCTGGTGATGTCTTCGGGCCTGCCGTCGTTCGATAGTGACAATATCGGCTCCGTCGCCAATCTCGCTGCGGCAACGGCGGCGACCGATGCGGTCGGCACGGCAGAAGGAATTGTCGGCAAGTCCTTCATGGCTGGCCGCAACACGGCGACGCCGCGTTACGAGTCGTTGAATACGCATGAGGATATCTGCCAGGGCCGAACGGTCGGCAATCTCAGCAACATGCGCGGCATCTGCCCGGACATCCCCTCGATGGAGGGCAGCTACATGCTGGCCGGGCTGGCGAAGGCGGCGGCCGAGACGGATCTGCGCCCCGGGGTGCAGAACAAGCCAGCGGGCTACAAGGTGACCGCGACCACCTATACGGTGGCCATGGCCGAAAACCTGCCCAAGTTCGAGATCAATGTCGGCGGCGGCAAGATCGGCATTTCCCCTCTGTGCCAAGCCAACAACGGCGGCAATGCGACAGCAGCCTCCAACGGCTGGCGCAGCTGCTTCCTCGGCGCGGTCGGAATCGGCACCAAGGTGTCCACGACCTCGCAGGCGAACGTGTACGGGCGACCCTACAAGGCTGACGGCACCGCGGGCAGCTTCTCGCTGGTGTGGGAGGATTCTCTCTGGGGCAATGACCACGACAACGACGTCGTGGCGATGCTGAGCTACTGCGTTGGCGCCAGCTGCGGTGAGGCAACCGGCCACAACAACATCTGCTGGCGTGCAGACTCGCGTGCAGCAAAAAGCTACAGCGCGGCCAACACCAATACGGCGGTCTGTAACGGAGACAACAACAACGTCGGCAGTACAGTGCGCGGCACGGTTGCGGCGGACGAAGTCATGATCCGCATCGAGAACCTGTCCGCCTATGCCGGCAACGCGATGCTGTCGGGCTACACCATCACCGGCTCCAATTCGCCCAACACGGTGCAGCGTCTCGCGCTGCGCCCGGGCAACCAGAATGACTCGGTGCTGACGTCCAACAATAATTTTCCCAGCACCTGGGACAAGCCAGTAGTCATCAAATACAAGCTGTCTACAGGCGCAGCCGAACAGCTGGAAAGCCCGCTGTGGTATGCGGCCAAGTACGGTGTGCCGGCGGGTGGCAAGAAGTGGGACAGCAAAAAGGCGGGCGTGCCGGACAACTACTTCCTGGCCCGTAATCCGACCAAGTTGAAAGAGGCGCTCGAAGCGATCTTCGATAGTGCTGCTGCGGGTGATGCGCCCGTAGGCGGCAGCGGCAGCGGTGCCCGTATCACCACGGGATCCTTCACGGTCAGCTCCAACTTCAAGGTGCCGGAAGGTTCGAATGATTGGACCGGCGACGTCGTAGGCACCGCGGTCACGTCCGACGGAACCGATGGTGCGGAGCTGTGGCGCGCGTCGAGCCGGATTTCCGGCTCCACCCGGCGCATCTACATGGCCACGGCGCCGACCAGCACGAGCACGGCGGGCGAGGTCAAGGCGGTCGCTGCGGCAGAGTTCACTTCGACCAATGTCCCCGGTGCTGATCGCCCAGCAAAACTCTCGGCGATGGGCTTCAGCAGTTCGATCCCGAGTTGGTTCGGCTCGCGCAGCGTGGACAACCTGGTCTCGTATCTGCGGGGCACGCCAATCAGTGGCCTGCGGACACGGACATCGCCGCTTGGCGACATCGTCAATTCCTCGACCGAGATCGTGTCCAACCGGGACGATTATGGCTACGCTTCCTGGTCACAGAGCACGACCTCATGGAAGCGAACCATGGGGGCTGCCTACGCGACGTACCTCACCACCAAGCGCGGCACGGGTGGCGCACCGACGATGGTGTACGTCGGTGCGAACGACGGCATGTTGCACGGTTTCAATGCGTCTACGGGCAGTGCTGCGGGTAACGAAGAGCTTGCGTTCATCCCATCCGCTTCGCTGCAACACATTGCCGAACTGGCGAACCCGGCCTACGGGCACCGCTATTACGTAGATGGTTCGCTGACATCGGCTGACGTTTACTACGGTAATGCATGGCGCACGGTGCTGGTGGGCAGCACCGGTGGCGGTGGTTCGAGCAAGGCGCCCAATGCGGCGACCATCGGCAATGGGTCGGTATTCGGCCTCAACGTGACCAACCCGACTGGGTTTGATGCGTCCAGTGTGCTGTGGGAAGTCTCCGGCAAGACGGAATCGGACATGGGCTTCGTGCTCGGCAAGCCGGTCGTGGTTCCGGTCACCGCAGCAACATCCGGCGGCCCTCCGCGCTTCGTCGCGCTGTTCGGCAACGGGGTCAATTCCACCAGCGGCAGGGCAGTGCTCTTCGCCGTCGATATTGCGACCGGCAAGGTGCTGAAGCGCTTGACCTCGTCGGAGGCGGCTTACACCGGGCGCAATGGATTGATCAACATCGCCCCAGTGGCGTTGAAGAACAGCGATGGCATCACCGACACCGTCTACGGCGGAGACATGCAGGGAAATCTGTGGAAGTACGATCTCTCCGATGCCAACCCTGAGAACTGGAGCATTGCGTTGAGTGGCAAGCCACTGTTCTCGGCGGTGCGCGACAATGCGAAGCAGCCCATCACCGGCGGTATCGAAGTGAGCAGTGGCCCTGGTGGGGGGGTCAGCCTGTTCTTCGGAACCGGCCAGTACTTTGCTGCGGATGACAATCAGGTCAGTTCGGCATCGCCGGTGCAGTCGCTGTATGGCATCTGGGATGATCTGAAGACGTCGGTGACGGGACGCAGCCAACTGGTGGCACAGACCATTGGCTCGGCAGCGAATAGCAGCGGTTACGCCGTCCGCACTGTCAGCCGTAACGCAGTCAGCTATACGACGAAACGCGGCTGGTATGTCGATCTGATGGTGGGCACGTCCGTGGAGGGCGAGCGCTTCGTGGGTAATCCCAATATCCAGAACGGCATCGTCTTCTTTGCGGCGTATGTGCCCGGTACATCGATCTGCGGTAGCGGCGGCGGTGTCAATTGGCTGTACGGTCTGAACCTGCTGACCGGCGCAGGGTCCATGTCGGGACTGAGCCCGGATCGCAGTGGAGCTCCGGTGTGTACCGGCGACTGTGGCGGCATTGCACTGACCAAGGGGGGCGATCTGAGCAAGGGTCCGCCGGTACGTGACACGAGTATCTTCGTGCCACCGCCACCGGCAGCGCTCACGGGTTGCAAGCCCGGAGATCCGGGCTGCAGCGTGGATGAACGCATCAATCGTGAGAAGTGCACCTTCGTGCTGCGTGCGCCGGGCGCGGATGGTCTTTACATGCCGCGTCCGTGTGGCAGACAGTCATGGCGGCAGATCCGATGA
- a CDS encoding PilX N-terminal domain-containing pilus assembly protein: protein MPASPYRFGPPPRQQRGAVLYVALIMLILLALIGIAGMQVTGMQERMSANYLRTNQAFQNAEADARGMEQNIETKVAGGEVFVATQEECSPSYDPLTWSNGVTATTSSYTRRIDKCFAASSRRVGTRQSEETGNIYQVTALASDDPTNAAASAVIDTIFIP, encoded by the coding sequence ATGCCCGCTTCCCCGTATCGCTTTGGTCCGCCACCCCGTCAACAGCGCGGTGCCGTGCTGTATGTCGCGCTCATCATGTTGATCCTGTTGGCGCTGATCGGTATTGCCGGCATGCAGGTAACGGGCATGCAGGAACGTATGTCGGCCAACTACCTGCGCACCAATCAGGCGTTCCAGAACGCGGAGGCCGACGCACGCGGGATGGAACAGAACATCGAGACGAAGGTCGCCGGTGGCGAAGTCTTCGTCGCTACGCAGGAAGAGTGCAGCCCAAGCTACGACCCGCTGACCTGGTCAAACGGCGTCACCGCCACCACGTCCAGTTATACCCGTCGGATCGACAAATGCTTTGCGGCCTCCAGTCGCCGCGTGGGTACGCGACAGAGCGAAGAGACCGGCAACATCTATCAGGTCACGGCCCTGGCCAGTGACGACCCGACCAATGCCGCGGCCAGCGCCGTCATCGACACGATCTTCATCCCATGA
- a CDS encoding PilW family protein — translation MAGVSLVELMIAMVIGLVVMLAVIQVFAASRSAYQLSEGLARVQENSRFAMDSLQRELRMAGHFGCVNDQAHGLQTPASLNSTLATTHPALDFSRSIQGYEATDTGPGKTLTLPATPATGGTAYSPALPTQYAAALTNRVNGSDIVALRYLMPEGVPVSLIAGTPAKPIFNFEASRLAVLQSGVSEPGLFGVADCLSATVFQASAVDNGGSVTFDTAPNNTSVFSSLYTTGQASLYRAESVVFYVGYDATSKQSQLYRVRFTAKPGGGLAAQAPEALVEGVENMQLLYGQDRQLDATAPTGFIDRQGTALDVEASLTDKAQAWRRVGAVQLGLLVSSPDPAAAKRTTGDAAALTSLGVTYTAPNDGRMRSVYQTTIALRNRLYGN, via the coding sequence ATGGCGGGCGTGTCGTTGGTCGAGCTGATGATCGCCATGGTCATTGGCCTGGTCGTGATGCTTGCCGTGATCCAGGTATTCGCCGCGTCGCGCTCGGCCTACCAGTTGTCCGAAGGCCTGGCCCGCGTGCAGGAGAACAGCCGGTTTGCGATGGATTCCCTTCAGCGCGAGCTGCGCATGGCCGGTCACTTCGGCTGCGTCAACGACCAGGCACACGGCCTGCAGACACCCGCATCACTGAACTCCACCCTGGCTACCACGCACCCGGCGCTGGACTTCAGCAGGTCCATCCAGGGCTATGAAGCCACCGACACCGGTCCTGGCAAAACCCTGACCCTGCCCGCAACGCCCGCGACCGGAGGCACGGCATACAGCCCCGCGTTGCCTACGCAGTACGCGGCGGCATTGACCAACCGGGTCAATGGCAGCGACATCGTCGCCTTGCGCTACCTGATGCCTGAAGGCGTGCCGGTCAGTCTGATCGCGGGTACGCCGGCCAAACCCATCTTCAATTTCGAGGCGTCACGACTCGCGGTGCTGCAGAGCGGCGTCTCCGAGCCCGGTCTTTTCGGGGTGGCTGACTGTCTATCTGCCACCGTCTTCCAGGCCAGTGCCGTCGATAACGGTGGCAGCGTGACGTTCGACACCGCGCCGAACAACACCTCCGTTTTCAGCAGTCTGTACACCACCGGTCAGGCCAGCCTGTATCGCGCGGAGAGCGTTGTTTTCTACGTCGGCTACGATGCCACGTCGAAGCAGTCACAGCTCTACCGGGTGCGCTTCACCGCAAAGCCGGGCGGTGGACTGGCGGCCCAGGCGCCTGAAGCCTTGGTCGAAGGTGTTGAGAACATGCAGTTGCTATACGGACAGGATCGTCAGCTCGACGCAACAGCGCCGACGGGCTTCATTGATCGTCAAGGGACCGCGCTGGACGTCGAAGCGTCACTGACCGACAAGGCTCAGGCGTGGCGACGCGTCGGAGCCGTGCAGCTGGGTCTGCTGGTGTCCAGTCCGGACCCGGCGGCTGCGAAACGGACCACGGGCGACGCCGCTGCTCTGACCTCGCTGGGTGTGACGTACACCGCGCCGAATGATGGACGGATGCGTTCGGTCTACCAGACAACCATCGCCTTGCGTAACCGCCTGTACGGCAACTGA
- the pilV gene encoding type IV pilus modification protein PilV codes for MSPRNCSGGRRQAGGFSLIEVMIAILILGFGLLGFALLQTMNVRYVQSANYRTQATNLSYELLDQIRINRVAADTFVGSYTATTTNCNPPTGKDISKDSFMSDWKCRLGKALGENATATVASNNGVVTVNVTWGDERWNESAADTTFTARTRL; via the coding sequence ATGAGCCCTCGGAATTGCAGTGGCGGACGACGCCAGGCGGGCGGCTTCAGCCTGATCGAGGTCATGATCGCCATCCTGATCCTGGGCTTCGGTCTGCTCGGCTTCGCGCTTCTGCAGACGATGAATGTGCGTTACGTCCAAAGCGCGAACTACCGGACCCAGGCAACCAATCTCAGTTACGAACTGCTCGATCAGATCCGGATCAACCGGGTGGCTGCCGACACGTTCGTCGGCAGTTACACCGCCACCACGACCAACTGCAATCCTCCCACGGGCAAGGACATCAGCAAGGACAGCTTCATGAGTGACTGGAAGTGTCGTCTCGGTAAGGCGCTGGGTGAAAACGCGACAGCGACGGTGGCCAGCAACAACGGGGTCGTAACGGTGAACGTGACATGGGGTGACGAGCGCTGGAATGAAAGTGCCGCCGATACGACATTTACGGCGAGGACCCGTCTGTGA
- a CDS encoding Tfp pilus assembly protein FimT/FimU: MSLRRIKGFTLLELMVTISVMAIMAAIAFPSFQSTLRSNRMATTANELIASMALARSEAVKNTRGAGICASTAGASCNGTSWAGGWMVWGDTNRNGSFDAGEPILRFSEGRPTLTGVSDQDLSFSFDGRGRSRANAAKDITLRPQECAGQPVQRRLTISATGQVRLHKEACA, translated from the coding sequence ATGTCTTTACGCCGCATCAAGGGCTTCACGCTGCTGGAATTGATGGTCACGATCTCAGTGATGGCGATCATGGCCGCGATTGCTTTCCCGAGCTTTCAATCGACCCTCCGTTCCAACCGCATGGCGACTACGGCCAACGAGCTGATTGCTTCGATGGCGCTGGCCCGCTCCGAGGCGGTTAAGAACACCCGCGGTGCCGGAATCTGCGCGTCCACTGCAGGCGCGTCGTGCAATGGCACGAGCTGGGCCGGTGGCTGGATGGTCTGGGGCGATACCAACCGCAATGGCAGCTTCGATGCCGGCGAGCCGATCCTTCGTTTCTCGGAGGGCCGCCCCACGCTGACGGGCGTGAGTGATCAGGACCTTTCGTTCTCCTTCGATGGCCGCGGCCGCAGCCGTGCCAATGCAGCGAAAGACATCACGCTGAGGCCGCAGGAGTGCGCTGGCCAGCCGGTCCAGCGGCGCCTCACCATCTCGGCTACAGGCCAAGTTCGGCTTCACAAGGAGGCATGCGCATGA
- the ppnN gene encoding nucleotide 5'-monophosphate nucleosidase PpnN has product MTTKSETPARTLPVQDARIYPRGGLDVLSRAEVARLRDASIGGMHELLRRCALAVLTSGSASDDPRAARDLYPDFDIQVAQQDRGVRIDLANAPAMAFVDGEIIRGVAELLFAVVRDLAYMAIEMGPAYAAELESSDGITNAVFGLLRNARILNPGDPNLVVCWGGHSIGRDEYLYTKQVGYELGLRGLDICTGCGPGAMKGPMKGATIAHAKQRRSVTRYIGLTEPGIIAAESPNPIVNHLVIMPDIEKRLEAFVRIGHGIIVFAGGVGTAEEILYLLGILLREENKDLPFPLILTGPAMAAPYFEQIDRFIRLTLGDAAAERYEIIIGDPSAVARRMSAGIKQVREHRLAQKDSFFFNWSIEIPWDYQQPFVPTHEAMAGLDLHHGRAPHALAADLRRAFSGIVAGNVKEDGMRRIEEFGPFQIHGDADMMQALDALLRAFVDQRRMKISGEYKPCYQVVT; this is encoded by the coding sequence ATGACCACAAAGAGTGAAACGCCGGCACGTACGCTGCCGGTGCAGGACGCGCGGATCTACCCGCGCGGTGGGCTGGATGTGCTGTCGCGCGCCGAAGTGGCGCGCCTGCGCGATGCCTCCATCGGTGGCATGCATGAGCTGTTGCGCCGTTGCGCGCTGGCCGTGCTGACCAGTGGCAGCGCCTCGGACGATCCGCGCGCGGCGCGTGATCTGTACCCGGATTTCGATATCCAGGTGGCGCAGCAGGACCGCGGCGTGCGCATCGACCTGGCCAATGCGCCGGCGATGGCCTTCGTCGATGGCGAGATCATCCGCGGCGTCGCCGAGCTGCTGTTCGCCGTGGTGCGGGACCTGGCGTACATGGCCATCGAGATGGGCCCGGCCTACGCGGCCGAGCTGGAATCATCCGATGGCATCACCAACGCCGTATTCGGGCTGCTGCGCAATGCGCGCATCCTCAATCCGGGCGACCCGAACCTGGTGGTCTGCTGGGGCGGCCATTCGATCGGGCGTGACGAGTACCTGTATACCAAGCAGGTCGGCTATGAGCTGGGCCTGCGTGGCCTGGACATCTGCACCGGCTGCGGCCCGGGCGCGATGAAGGGCCCGATGAAGGGCGCCACCATCGCCCACGCCAAGCAGCGCCGTAGCGTGACGCGCTACATCGGCCTGACCGAGCCGGGCATCATCGCCGCCGAGTCGCCGAATCCGATCGTCAACCATCTGGTGATCATGCCGGATATCGAAAAGCGGCTGGAAGCGTTCGTCCGCATCGGCCACGGCATCATCGTGTTCGCCGGCGGCGTCGGCACGGCCGAAGAGATCCTGTACCTGCTGGGCATCCTGCTGCGTGAGGAAAACAAGGATCTGCCGTTCCCGCTCATCCTGACCGGCCCGGCGATGGCCGCGCCGTATTTCGAGCAGATCGATCGCTTCATCCGCCTGACCCTGGGCGATGCGGCGGCGGAGCGCTACGAGATCATCATCGGCGATCCATCGGCGGTGGCACGGCGCATGTCGGCTGGCATCAAGCAGGTGCGTGAGCACCGCCTGGCGCAGAAGGATTCGTTCTTCTTCAACTGGTCCATCGAGATCCCGTGGGACTACCAGCAGCCGTTCGTGCCCACGCATGAGGCGATGGCCGGCCTGGACCTGCACCACGGCCGGGCGCCGCATGCCCTGGCGGCCGACCTACGGCGCGCGTTCTCCGGCATCGTCGCCGGCAACGTGAAAGAAGACGGCATGCGCCGCATCGAGGAGTTCGGCCCGTTCCAGATCCATGGCGACGCCGACATGATGCAGGCCCTGGACGCGCTGCTGCGCGCGTTCGTCGACCAGCGCCGGATGAAGATCTCCGGTGAGTACAAGCCCTGCTACCAGGTCGTGACCTGA